The following are from one region of the Salvia splendens isolate huo1 chromosome 2, SspV2, whole genome shotgun sequence genome:
- the LOC121767505 gene encoding serine/threonine-protein phosphatase 4 regulatory subunit 2-like, translating into MATALNENLENSSARGDAAVEQNHEIPDSEMPNRGGLAPEPSFSEEEVRGALEISASTGKFWLDWEKLRSILSFHLKQVLSEYPESNMTVEQQTSALGETFQELVKRLDDALHSFDEGPPFTLQRLCEILLSARSIYPKLLKLSLALDKNILVTSTLKICTDPYPPTTEQNSNGAHEGNGNALPQNNAVENGGLEPPVLDRDEVMTDAQEAEVVIGDAQEAEVAIGDNTMMDMETAEEVAKSPEANPASKVDS; encoded by the exons ATGGCGACAGCGCTGAACGAGAATCTGGAGAATTCTTCTGCTCGGGGAGATGCCGCAGTGGAGCAGAATCACGAAATTCCGGATTCTGAAATGCCGAATCGTGG AGGATTGGCACCTGAACCATCATTTTCGGAAGAAGAAGTGAGGGGCGCACTGGAAATAAGTGCATCCACCGGGAAATTTTG GCTAGATTGGGAAAAACTAAGGAGTATATTGTCCTTCCATCTTAAGCAG GTCCTCTCAGAATATCCAGAGTCTAACATGACCGTCGAGCAGCAGACTTCTGCATTAGGGGAGACGTTCCAGGAACTGGTGAAAAGGTTGGATGATG CTCTTCATAGCTTTGATGAAGGCCCTCCATTTACCTTACAGAGGCTTTGTGAG ATCCTATTATCTGCAAGAAGTATCTATCCTAAGCTGTTGAAGCTCTCTTTGGCTCTAGATAAG AATATACTTGTCACATCAACATTGAAAATCTGCACCGATCCATACCCACCCACAACGGAGCAAAATTCAAATGGGGCTCACGAGGGAAATGGAAATGCCCTGCCTCAGAACAACGCAGTCGAAAATGGGGGACTAGAACCCCCAGTCCTCGACCGAGATGAAGTAATGACCGATGCTCAGGAAGCCGAAGTAGTCATTGGTGATGCTCAGGAAGCCGAAGTTGCCATCGGTGACAATACGATGATGGACATGGAAACTGCCGAGGAAGTAGCCAAATCACCAGAAGCAAATCCTGCTTCGAAGGTTGACTCTTAA